CTAGTTTCTATTAACTGGGATTGATACAGTTCTTTTAGCTCTGCTTCCATAAGTTCAAGGTCTGCAACTCTGTCGCCAATATAAATGATGGTTCCGTATTTCTTCAAAAATTGTTGTATCTCATAAATCGATTTCATAATGAGCTCCTTAACTGATCAGATCAATATAATATATCTTTATTAGAATCAAGTATAAGCTAAAGACCTTCTTGCCTCAATAGTAGTGTAGCAATCATTCACAATTTTCTCTTTTACCTTTGATTTCAATTTTTAATGGATTAAAGCCTTTTTTATCTCCTTTTCTAACATTTATTTCATCTTTAATCCATACATATTAAAAAGGACAACCATGATTGCTTTAACAGTAAACAGGAAGGAAGAAAATGATGAAAAAAAACATTGTTTTATATTTAATGATACTTATTATTTTTACTGCAACAGTTTTTAATTTAAGTGGTGGTAAAGTCCAAGAAAGTATCACTTATTT
The Neobacillus sp. PS3-40 genome window above contains:
- a CDS encoding YqgQ family protein, producing MKSIYEIQQFLKKYGTIIYIGDRVADLELMEAELKELYQSQLIETREYQTAILIIRQEIQIQRDKHNHK